From Amyelois transitella isolate CPQ chromosome 4, ilAmyTran1.1, whole genome shotgun sequence, one genomic window encodes:
- the LOC106138643 gene encoding uncharacterized protein LOC106138643: MNWIKISVVLYVLCVQCSAMSNSELEDFVEFLHKTSRLDQVLKSAEPDEDYDEEESISDHAWEESGKFEGDLILNDRQRRVIVEDVAEGLSRNGLKDTTKRWPNNEVIYYIQKEHFSQDQMQAIQDGIDDLAQASCLKFRPYQKGDRDAVVIQGSRRGCFSQVGYQGGYQVLNLNARHPPGRGCFRHGTVVHELLHTLGFFHMQSSSDRDDYVDIVWDNIVQAARNNFRKYNSFSVSDFGVGYDYDSVLHYSRRAFSTNGQDTIVPKQNGAQIGQRVGLSDKDTQKLNKMYCDGNEADEEASHKTENKKNTSKNKPFQGHGIGYHQGKAIVIKLLPAAETYQLSDKPIHTFDYFSKTPQAVPTSKTEELGRNLEHTLRPPEYLNTPFYKDTYQRVSPLNLYSNTEQGKIESHPNEESYNNKRHKFTEGGVALVTKEHELIPTQDKNYIYNTFEKLGKVIKGYEHPTYQSIRENDGYKDFYPHRRSDNINVEYEYKDSDEVSDPRLVQTNAKHAAKFIESLHSSATDRLHSEKGSKEENDDPTELSIDDEEMKTFRTSFLRKTYEPYKFIPSPKYVKPANLRQRHDYSSLYDQSVEEKNSEYPKEKYKVLGEEVPLYDSWFKNHQLKEKNNNDKTTETHNDKTIEADDDDDDSTPELLSDFEHTNTSNKAYTYVGFPVQLYSWYNHR; this comes from the exons ATGAATTGGATAAAAATATCAGTGGTTCTTTATGTGCTTTGTGTTCAGTGCTCTGCAATGTCCAACAGTGAACTTGAAGATTTTGTTGAATTCCTACACAAAACTTCGCGGTTAGATCAAGTTTTGAAAA GTGCTGAGCCCGATGAAGATTATGATGAAGAGGAGTCTATATCAGATCATGCATGGGAAGAGAGTGGGAAGTTCGAAGGAGATCTCATTCTAAATGACAGACAACGAAGAGTGATCGTGGAGGATGTCGCAGAAGGATTATCAAGAAACGGCCTTAAAGACACTACTAAAAGGTGGCCTAATAACGAAGtgatatattacatacaaaaagaaCACTTTT CCCAAGATCAAATGCAAGCTATCCAAGATGGTATAGATGACCTAGCTCAGGCATCTTGTCTGAAATTTCGGCCATACCAAAAGGGCGACAGAGATGCGGTAGTTATACAG GGTAGCAGGCGAGGATGTTTCTCTCAAGTGGGATATCAAGGAGGTTACCAAGTATTAAATCTAAACGCCCGGCACCCACCGGGTCGTGGGTGTTTCCGACACGGCACCGTGGTGCATGAGCTTCTGCATACCCTTGGATTTTTCCACATGCAGAGCAGTTCTGACAGGGATGATTATGTCGATATTGTGTGGGACAATATAGTTCAAG cTGCCAGAAATAATTTCAGAAAATACAATTCATTTTCTGTATCGGACTTTGGGGTCGGGTACGATTATGATAGCGTTCTGCACTACAGCCGGAGAGCTTTCTCTACCAACGGGCAGGACACGATAGTTCCAAAACAG AACGGAGCACAAATTGGGCAGAGAGTTGGTCTATCAGATAAAGATACTcagaaattgaataaaatgtattgtgatGGTAATGAAGCGGATGAAGAGGCGTCACATAAGACAgagaataagaaaaatacttcCAAAAACAAGCCTTTTCAAGGTCACGGCATCGGTTACCATCAAGGTAAAGCTatagtaattaaattgttacCGGCGGCGGAAACATATCAGTTAAGTGATAAACCAATTCAtacatttgattattttagtaaaacgCCGCAAGCAGTGCCGACGTCGAAAACTGAAGAACTTGGAAGAAATTTAGAGCATACCCTCAGACCACCAGAGTATTTGAATACACCTTTTTATAAAGATACTTACCAAAGAGTTTCACCGTTGAACTTATACAGTAATACTGAACAAGGTAAGATCGAAAGTCATCCAAACGAGGagtcttataataataagcgCCATAAATTTACTGAAGGAGGCGTGGCATTAGTTACTAAAGAACACGAGCTTATACCTACCCAAGATaagaattacatatataacacTTTCGAAAAATTGGGAAAAGTAATAAAAGGTTATGAACACCCGACTTACCAAAGTATTAGAGAAAATGATggatataaagatttttatccGCATAGAAGATCAGATAATATCAATGTAGAATATGAATACAAAGATTCTGACGAAGTTTCAGATCCACGTTTAGTACAAACCAATGCAAAACATGCTGCAAAGTTTATTGAAAGTCTGCATAGTTCTGCAACCGATAGATTACACTCAGAAAAAGGAAGTAAGGAGGAGAATGATGACCCTACTGAGCTTTCGATCGATGATGAAGAGATGAAAACCTTCAGAACTTCATTTTTAAGAAAGACTTATGAaccttataaatttattccatCTCCAAAATATGTCAAACCAGCAAACCTCCGacaaagacatgattatagcAGTTTGTATGATCAAAGtgtagaagaaaaaaatagtgaatatcctaaagaaaaatacaaagttttggGAGAGGAAGTGCCTTTGTACGATTCTTGGTTTAAAAATCACcaacttaaagaaaaaaataacaacgaTAAGACCACCGAAACCCACAACGATAAGACAATCGAGGCCGACGACGACGACGACGATTCAACACCAGAATTACTTTCTGACTTTGAACATACAAATACCAGCAATAAAGCATACACATATGTAGGATTTCCCGTTCAATTATATAGTTGGTACAACCATAGATAA
- the LOC106138737 gene encoding E3 ubiquitin-protein ligase LRSAM1 produces MGCAVSCMNKMTMSFFGKNSYPEDDSRAKLQRKLYLAKESPEPEFDLSDCQLRQVPSGIYSICKVFRKDHLYLHCNNLHSLNGGGNISDLYCLRVLNISCNKFSQLPEEIKFLINLSELYVQDNCLKDIPESVQYLESLQILDVSKNRLRHLTASLGKLKNLRVLKLVDNIELTELCSELCLATNIVSIELDGNQFVYPPPEIACQGTVEILKFLCLRMDISYAPPNSGVEVTSVQTPSYIYDPFTKRNSVSWEEQEAAIIEQENRFHQAARQQRERFLTKVLQEQQELDSEIAKVHEAKEIERQKLIKAIQDDEKEVECLVMNFIQHDFLKPEILQQQLAHEQAEHDRLLEITRQNYDNIKKSDILNAMEMLIEEDYCIQHSKKTYEDSLMDMKQSILMQEMEGSEKLEELLKAKDQSRTELVQQLMEDEDIQKAIVASLVEKVDARSWSLSQEISLISLHLARLSVIEQEKKKLKIAYNYNELLQQRVHLISLLDDLLDQQSIRRKQLIETMREMENQPNKTSDFWLKNYQKLIDSAPKNLLDIGQQLDPILANYLLQEGVIHCLPFLVKFFFTEASLLNVTLQDLKESGVSLSSDRKGIIRAISYYVQAKSQVHKLSDCKEGPSAPTDEVDCGDQNYTGVVTAHEADDSVLESECVICMDAKCEVIFIPCGHMCCCQLCGEKDVNDCPLCRGLIERIIKVRVA; encoded by the coding sequence ATGGGTTGTGCAGTGTcatgtatgaataaaatgaCGATGTCGTTTTTTGGGAAGAATTCATACCCAGAGGATGATTCACGGGCCAAGCTTCAGAGAAAGTTGTATCTCGCCAAAGAATCTCCTGAGCCAGAATTTGACTTATCAGATTGTCAGCTTCGGCAGGTTCCATCCGGCATTTATTCAATTTGCAAAGTATTTAGAAAAGATCACTTATATTTGCACTGCAATAACCTGCATTCATTGAATGGTGGAGGTAATATTTCTGATTTGTATTGTTTAAGAGTTCTAAATATAAGTTGCAATAAATTCTCTCAATTAccagaagaaataaaatttttaataaatttgtctgAGCTGTATGTTCAGGATAATTGTCTCAAAGATATTCCAGAAAGTGTCCAGTACTTAGAAAGCCTTCAGATCTTAGATGTTTCAAAAAACCGTTTGAGGCATTTAACCGCATCATTAGGGAAACTTAAAAATTTGAGAGTACTGAAGCTTGTTGATAACATAGAACTGACAGAGTTATGTTCAGAATTGTGTCTTGCTACAAATATTGTGTCAATAGAATTGGATGGAAATCAGTTTGTTTATCCTCCTCCTGAGATAGCTTGTCAAGGTACAGtagaaatattgaaatttctgTGTTTAAGAATGGATATATCTTATGCCCCTCCAAATTCTGGAGTGGAAGTTACATCAGTACAGACACCAAGCTATATTTATGATCCATTTACTAAACGCAACTCTGTCTCTTGGGAAGAACAGGAGGCTGCTATAATTGAACAGGAAAATAGATTTCATCAAGCTGCTAGACAACAGAGAGAGAGGTTTTTAACAAAAGTGTTACAAGAACAACAGGAATTAGATTCAGAAATTGCTAAAGTTCATGAGGCTAAAGAAATagaaagacaaaaattaataaaagcaaTTCAAGATGATGAAAAAGAAGTTGAATGTTTGgttatgaattttattcaaCACGATTTTTTGAAACCAGAAATATTACAGCAACAATTGGCTCATGAGCAAGCTGAGCATGACCGCTTGCTTGAAATCACTAGACAGAACTatgacaatataaaaaaatctgatattTTGAATGCTATGGAAATGCTTATTGAAGAAGATTATTGTATTCAACATTCCAAAAAAACCTATGAAGATAGTTTGATGGATATGAAGCAAAGTATACTTATGCAAGAAATGGAAGGAAGTGAAAAGTTAGAAGAACTGTTAAAAGCCAAAGACCAGTCAAGAACAGAATTGGTGCAGCAGCTAATGGAAGATGAAGATATTCAAAAAGCAATTGTAGCTTCTTTGGTTGAGAAAGTGGATGCAAGAAGCTGGAGTCTTAGCCAAGAGATATCATTGATTTCTTTACATTTGGCCCGGCTTAGTGTTATTGaacaagaaaagaaaaaactgaaaatagcTTACAATTACAATGAGTTACTTCAGCAAAGAGTCCACTTGATTTCTCTTTTAGATGATTTATTGGATCAACAAAGTATAAGAAGAAAGCAACTTATTGAAACTATGCGAGAAATGGAGAATCAACCAAATAAGACTTCTGACTTTTGGTtgaaaaattaccaaaaattaattgattctGCTCCAAAAAATTTGTTAGATATTGGCCAACAGCTGGATCCCATTCTCGCCAATTACCTTTTACAAGAGGGAGTCATACATTGCTTACCGTTTCTAGTCAAGTTCTTTTTTACAGAAGCATCTTTATTGAATGTTACATTGCAAGACTTAAAAGAGAGTGGAGTGTCTTTGTCATCTGATAGGAAGGGAATTATTCGAGCAATCAGTTACTATGTGCAGGCAAAGAGTCAGGTGCACAAATTATCTGATTGTAAAGAAGGGCCTAGTGCTCCTACTGATGAGGTGGATTGCGGTGACCAGAATTATACAGGGGTGGTAACTGCTCATGAAGCAGATGACTCAGTCTTGGAATCTGAGTGTGTTATTTGTATGGATGCAAAATGtgaagttatatttattccaTGCGGGCACATGTGTTGTTGCCAATTATGTGGTGAAAAGGATGTGAATGACTGTCCTTTGTGCAGAGGTTTAATAGAGAGGATAATCAAAGTCAGAGTTGCATGA